A single Raphanus sativus cultivar WK10039 unplaced genomic scaffold, ASM80110v3 Scaffold3759, whole genome shotgun sequence DNA region contains:
- the LOC130506883 gene encoding pyruvate dehydrogenase E1 component subunit alpha-3, chloroplastic-like, translating into MATAFSATLPLHGSQENRLLLPPTRLAPPPPSSSFLGSTRSLPIRSLNHAHASRRSPVFAVQEVVKDKKKPTNSLLITKEEGLVLYEDMILGRSFEDMCAQMYYRGKMFGFVHLYNGQEAVSTGFIKLLTQSDSVVSTYRDHVHALSKGVSARAVMSELFGKVTGCCRGQGGSMHMFSKEHNVLGGFAFIGEGIPVATGAAFTSKYKREVLKQDCEDVTVAFFGDGTCNNGQFYECLNMAALYKLPIIFVVENNLWAIGMSHLRSTSDPEIWKKGPAFGMPGVHVDGMDVLKVREVAKEAVGRARRGEGPTLVECETYRFRGHSLADPDELRDAAEKAKYAARDPITALKKYLVENKLANEGELKSIEKKIDELVEEAVEFADASPQPGRSQLLENVFADPKGFGIGPDGRYRCEDPKFTEGTAQV; encoded by the exons ATGGCGACGGCTTTCTCTGCCACCCTTCCTCTCCATGGATCTCAAGAGAATCGTCTCTTGCTTCCTCCCACCCGAttggctcctcctcctccttcttcttctttcctcgGATCCACCCGTTCTCTCCCCATTCGCAGCCTCAATCACGCTCACGCCTCCCGTCGATCTCCCGTCTTCGCAGTTCAGGAAGTTGTCAAGGACAAGAAGAAACCCACCAATTCCCTC TTGATAACAAAAGAGGAAGGATTAGTCTTGTACGAAGACATGATTCTCGGTCGTTCATTCGAGGACATGTGTGCTCAAATGTACTACCGTGGCAAGATGTTTGGCTTTGTCCACTTGTACAACGGCCAAGAAGCCGTCTCCACTGGCTTCATCAAGCTCCTCACTCAGTCCGATTCCGTCGTCAGCACTTACCGCGACCACGTCCACGCCCTCAGCAAAGGCGTCTCCGCTCGTGCCGTCATGAGCGAACTCTTCGGGAAAGTCACCGGTTGCTGCAGAGGCCAAGGTGGGTCCATGCACATGTTCTCTAAAGAACACAACGTGCTCGGTGGGTTCGCCTTCATAGGCGAAGGCATCCCTGTGGCCACCGGTGCTGCGTTCACTTCCAAGTACAAGAGGGAAGTCTTGAAACAGGACTGCGAAGACGTCACTGTTGCGTTTTTTGGAGATGGGACTTGTAACAACGGGCAGTTCTATGAGTGTCTCAACATGGCTGCGCTTTATAAGTTGCCTATTATCTTCGTTGTTGAGAATAACTTGTGGGCGATTGGGATGTCTCATTTGAGGTCGACTTCTGATCCCGAGATATGGAAGAAAGGACCTGCGTTTGGGATGCCTGGTGTTCATGTCGACGGTATGGATGTGCTGAAGGTGAGGGAAGTGGCTAAAGAGGCAGTGGGAAGAGCTAGAAGAGGTGAAGGTCCAACCTTGGTGGAGTGTGAGACTTACAGGTTCAGAGGACACTCCTTGGCTGATCCTGATGAGCTCCGTGATGCTG ctgagaaagccAAGTACGCGGCTAGAGACCCGATCACAGCGCTGAAGAAGTATCTGGTAGAGAACAAGCTTGCTAATGAAGGGGAGCTTAAGTCGATAGAGAAGAAGATAGACGAGTTGGTTGAGGAAGCGGTTGAGTTTGCAGACGCGAGTCCACAGCCTGGTCGGAGTCAGTTGCTAGAGAATGTGTTTGCTGATCCCAAAGGGTTTGGAATTGGACCTGATGGACGTTACAGATGCGAGGATCCCAAGTTTACTGAAGGCACTGCTCAAGTCTGA